The proteins below are encoded in one region of Pleuronectes platessa chromosome 12, fPlePla1.1, whole genome shotgun sequence:
- the LOC128453890 gene encoding melanopsin-A-like, translating to MVPKYSYPYPTVDVPDHAHYTIGSVILAIGITGMVGNFLVIYAFSRSRSLRTPANMFIINLAITDLLMCITQTPTFFTTSMHKRWIFGEKGCELYAFCGALFGICSMITLTVIAIDRYFVITRPLTSIGVLSRKRALIVLGAAWLYSLGWSLPPFFGWSAYVPEGLMTSCSWDYMTFTPSVRAYTMLLFIFVFFLPLFIIIYCYFFIFRAIRNTNQAVGKFHGSTHSHSSGRDSVKSFHRLQNEWKMAKVALIVILLYVISWSPYSAAALTAFFGYADMLTPYMHSVPAIIAKASAIHNPIIYAITHPKYRVALAKYIPFLGVLLCVHPRDIRSSSSSFVSTRRSTVTSQTSDISSHFRQHSIGKVRLSSVSDSESGMTDTEADLSSMGSRPASRQVSCEISRDTTELPDFTPSSSFKSKLKSNDSGIFEKTSYDTDFSQTGVGERSSVPNSGDYADGHLIRGTLTRIPSIVVTSETSPFLPIGRNGSRNARTKTNNYNNNSNRGEGPG from the exons gagtCGCAGCCTGAGGACACCGGCCAATATGTTCATCATTAACCTGGCGATCACAGACCTGCTGATGTGCATCACTCAGACGCCGACCTTCTTCACCACCAGCATGCACAAGAGGTGGATCTTCGGAGAGAAAG GCTGCGAGCTGTACGCCTTTTGCGGCGCCCTCTTTGGAATCTGCTCCATGATCACGCTGACGGTGATCGCCATCGACCGCTACTTCGTCATCACGAGGCCTCTGACCTCCATTGGCGTCTTGTCACGGAAGCGGGCCCTCATCGTACTTGGGGCTGCATGGCTCTATTCTTTGGGCTGGAGCCTGCCGCCATTCTTTGGCTgga GCGCCTATGTCCCGGAGGGTCTGATGACTTCCTGTTCCTGGGACTACATGACCTTTACGCCGTCGGTGCGAGCGTACACCATGCTACTTttcatcttcgtcttcttcctgccgctcttcatcatcatctactGCTACTTCTTCATCTTCCGTGCCATACGCAACACAAAcca GGCCGTGGGGAAGTTTCACGGCAGCACTCACAGTCACAGCAGCGGTCGTGACTCGGTGAAGAGTTTCCATCGGTTGCAGAACGAGTGGAAGATGGCGAAGGTCGCCCTGATCGTCATCCTGCTCTACGTCATCTCATGGTCGCCGTACTCCGCCGCTGCCCTCACCGCTTTCTTCGG aTACGCCGACATGTTGACTCCCTACATGCACTCTGTGCCCGCCATCATCGCCAAGGCCTCCGCCATCCACAACCCCATCATCTACGCCATTACACATCCTAagtacag ggttGCGCTGGCTAAGTACATCCCGTTCCTCGGTGTCTTGCTCTGCGTTCATCCTCGCGACATCCGCTcgtccagcagcagctttgtGTCGACGCGTCGCTCCACAGTGACCAGCCAGACGTCCGACATCAGCAGCCACTTCAGACAGCACAGCATCGGCAAGGTCCGCCTCTCCTCCGTGTCCGACAGCGAATCG GGTATGACAGACACCGAGGCTGATCTGTCCAGTATGGGCTCCAGACCAGCCAGCCGCCAGGTCTCCTGTGAAATCAGCAGAGACACCACCGAACTGCCCGACTTCACACCCTCGTCCAGCTTCAAGTCCAAGTTGAAGAGCAACGACTCGGGCATCTTCGAGAAG act TCCTACGACACAGATTTCTCACAGACAGGAGTCGGTGAACGCAGCAGCGTCCCAAAT AGTGGAGATTACGCAGACGGACACTTGATAAGAGGCACGCTCACTCGAATCCCGAGCATCGTCGTCACCTCAGAGACCAGCCCCTTCCTTCCCATTGGACGGAATGGTTCACGCAACGCCCGCACCAAAacaaacaactacaacaacaacagcaacagggGGGAAGGGCCCGGGTAG